The region TCAGCAAGAGAAGAAAGACATTTCCAATACTTCCAGAATATCATCTACAGTGCAATACCAATACCAATAAGGAGGCAAATagtcaaattataaatatgttcTAGAAACTAATTCTAAAACACCTTACTCTTATGGTCCTTGAAATTAGTTTCCAAAAATGgccaattttagaaaaaaacaattacaaaaacAGGGAGAGGTGTACTTAGATATGTTGCAGACACATACAGACAATCTTCAATGTCAAAACCCCTGCTACTTTCTGAAAGCCAAGGTTTGACAAATGTAGTAATGGTGGTGGTTGAATCGAGTTGCATcaaatatagaaaaacatttGAAATGATGTTATTGAGAAGAGTGACACCGGAGTGTTTGATCAATTTTGATTAATACTTGCAAACAATTGAAGACTATCATGTATGAAACAGAATTGACAATTTTTTACAgattaaagttttataaaagCTAAATCAGTCATATTTTCTGGTTACCTGCAGAAAGACATATCatacctttatttaaataatgttctcatatttgaaaataaatcaacCAACACATAAATGACCTAAAAACTTAATCAACTATGCAtttagaagaaaagaaattgtagAACGATAAGAAATCTAAGAAAGATGAGGAGCGAGGAGAATGAGGAAGTTAAGAAAGGATAGGGTAGATTTTGACAATAAGGTGCATCAAAGTTGGAAGAGAGCTTGGAGAGTGTGAAACCAGTAAAACAATTGGGATAGGTTTGCACCTCCCAAATCAAGATACTGAAGCTTCAGAAGCCTTGAGAAGCAGTGAACATTTGTAGTTACAAAAGTTTGATGAACAGAATAAGCCCTTTGAAGATCAGGGTATATGAAGTTGAAGAGATTGCCCAATTGAGAGGGAATTTGCATACCTCTTTTTTCTGGCCAAATGAACTAATGCGGTCATTGTCCCAAGAAAAGAAGGAATTGGCATACCTCCTCCAACTGCCCAAATGGTGCTCGAGCCAAGATAGCGAAGCTTGGAAAGACTTAACACCCAATCAATATTGTCAGTAACCCAAGTTTCGTCACTTTCAAGGTCAAGGTAGACTGAATCGGAAACATTTCCCATCGGAGAAGGAAGACTCCCTATGATTCCGGCAATAGAAAGATTGAGGTGAGTTAAGGAAGTGATTGTTGCAATGAAAGAAGGAATTGGAATAGTTCGAAAAAGATTGTCTCTGAAATCTGAGCAACTTAAATGCTTCAAATCAACCAAACAAGGGTTTATCTCTCCACCGTACCTTTCTTCCGATGCTTCTTCGAAAACTTGTTTGTTGAATGGATAACCTAGGCTCTCTCCGGAAGAAGGAAATTGAATGGTAAGGTGAAGCTCAGAACCACCAGATGCTGCAATTTTGTTCCATTCGCAACAATTGGAATTCCAAGAAGAAAGTCGATTTGAAGAATCTTTGAGATCATACTTTAACTTCAATAATAACTCTCTCTCATTTGGGATGTACACAATCTCATCGTACACTGGGCAGCAGGACCAATAATAAACCCACAAAAGATGAACAAATACGATACTCAAAATCAAATTGGAGAAATTCATTTTCGTAAATGTGTAAAAGGAAAGCAAGAATTTCTTTTTGGATAATGATATTCCAACAAAAATATTGGACAAGAATTTGACACAGCTGACGTGGCAggggtttttttatttttttaaaaatgaaaaacgtTGGTCGCACGTGCAGCGGAGAGAAGGAAAAACCGCTTATGTTAAATGTCcttttagagagagaaagttgaGAGGAAAAGGGGGGGAAGTGAGGCGCAGCGTTCTGCAGTTTGAGTTTGAAGAGAGAGAAGGTCGAAAGTGAGGCGAAGGGAGAAATAACGAAGGCGGTTTAGGGTTGTGGGTGCAGTGGACGAAGATTTTCCGCCGGTGAGAAACTTAACTTTAGAGAGAGAAGGGGAAATTAACGAAGGCGACGAAGTCAGAAAGTGAAGAGGCTAATGGGGGAGACTGAGGCCGGGGTGGTTTGGAAGTGAGAAAGTCAAGACAGACAAGGGGGTAAGTGTGATTCCGCCAACCATTTGGGTTGGTGGGGGTGGTGGGTCATTATCAGGCAGTGCGACAGGGAGAGGAGGCATAGTTGTGCAAATCAGTGGTGGGCTACCGGAGAGAAGTCGTCGACGACAAAGGTAACGTTTTTCGGTCGTATTAACCAGAGGATGTGTATAGTTGGCTGTGGATGTGGTTGTTGGTGATATTTTTTCTTGTCAGCGATATGGTTGGTTAATGCGCATTTTTTGTCTGTGTAATGTGTATGGCGTTGCAGGATTACAAGATGGACGATAATCGTGATGGACATGTTTATTTGTCGGAGGAGAACAAGGTTTGTTAATCTGGATTCATGTTGTTATAGTTGTGCAATTATAATGAATGACATTCAGTTAGTTGTTATGTTATCCAgattttattttgtcatttctGCAAGACGAAGTTTGTAGGTGCTATAAACAATAGACTAAGTGTGCAACAGAAGAACTATATTCAAGGCACTCCATTTTGGTGGTTTCCCATGGTAACCGATTCGGTGAAGATTAGTAGGAAACTTTTGAGTCTGTTATGTTACAACTGGGTTGAGAGAAGGGGAGGTTTTCGTATTGGTGGGCAAGTCGTAGAATTTAATCTATTAGATGTTTGTTTGGGGTTAGGTTTGAGGGTTTTGGGTGAAAGAATTGATTTAAATGAGACCATTTCTGATAGTGACACTTTGAATCTTTTTGGTGGTCAAACAGTTACTGTGGAGTTGATATACCactatcttttgaaatacgatTATGATGTTGGTGGTGTAGAAGTCTTTTGCAGGATTTACATTTTGTTAGGGATATCAGAGTTCTTGTTGCCCAATAAAAAGGGTATTGTTTTCCCCATAATTTTTAAGCTAGTTGATGATATTGGCAACATCGGCAAATATAATTGGGGAACATTAGTGTATGAGTATTTGGTTAGTAGCTTGTGCATTGCTTCATTGGGATTGAAGAACGAGTCAACCGCAAAGCATTTTGATGTTGTGGGCTGTGTTTATTTGCTTCAGGTAATtacaatattgttttttattgtgcTGAAATACTGATGTTGATTGTGCTGAAGATGGCgttgtaatttatttaatttgttgcaGTTATGGTCATTTGATCATTTACTTGTGTGTAACACAAAGTTGACATGTCGGATGAACAAGTTTCCTCGACTTTTGCATTGGATGAATGTCAAAGTTGGTGACAAAGTGATAATGAGATCATTTGACAATAAAATGGTGAGGTGAAACTTTAAAATAGGTTGTTTGTTTTAGTTTGATGTTACGTAGACggaatttgtttataattatttgtatttttgtacaGTGTGTTGTTGATGTGTCGGTGTCAGATGAAGAACTTCGTCACGATGTTGTTAAAGAAGCATTTAAACAATTTGGCAATGCGTacagaaatgaagaaaaaaaggagaaggaagaggTTCTTCGTCTCCTGGAGTATGAAGAAGGTGAGATAGCTAGTATGGAACATTCAATTTCTGAATTAGAAGAAATGGTTGCAAAATGTGAGGGTGAGGTTGGAAATGAAGACTCCCCAAATGATGGTTGTGCTGATGATGTGTTTGATGATGACGGTGATGAAGACGACGAAATGTTTGATGACCCTCCTGTTAAGCCGCATGTGGATGAAGAAGTTGTTGTAAACGATGACGGTGGTCAACATAGCAACATGTATGACCGTATGAAGGCCCAACCACGAAGGCGGTTCAAGAGTGTTGCGACAAGAACACCTTTTTCTGTTTACGGGAATAAGAAAAATGCGAAACGAAAATGACAAACATTGGGATGATGTAGTTATGAATTGACCTCTATTGTGGATGTTATTAATGCAATAGGATGTGTGATgtgtattttgtttatttattaggtTTGAACAATCCGCAAGGCATGTTATGTTATTTATGAcacatattattttactttgttaTGTTTACTTTGTTGCCTTATTGTTGAATTTAATCATTAATGCATGATATGGATTGAGCATGACTTGGtagtaaaagaaagaaaaccacccacataatattatgtttggaCATTTGTACAAAGAAAAACTTTATGGAGACATAAGTGAATTACTGAATTGTCCTTAGTGTGAATGTTAAGCAGTCCATGAATGATGGATACAGGTATTTGTAAGTTACTTCTTTCATTCAGTTTAGTATGCATTTTCGGACTGTAGTTTCCATGTAACTCCCCGCTTAGTTGGTCTTCACTCCCCAgtaatttttttgatttattcGTGGACATTGGGTGAGGATGCAGAATTTGTGATTCCTTGAATTAAGGATAATGATTATAATGCAGTAGTCCATATATGATTATAAACGACCTTTCCATTAGGTATGAATGGGAGAAAACTTGGGATGGCCTTTGATGACtgaaatattaatgaaaatgagTTTATAACTGAACTTAAGTTGAATGAGGGATGAACAGATAAAAATATACAagtaactccccacatatgttGTCCTTACTCCCCACTTGGTTGGCATATGCGAGATTTGGTTTGTGTTTGCGAAACATTCCATTTGCGTCAATGGTTAAAACTTGGGATTGCCTTTCTTGACTAacattttaatgaaaatgactATACAAGTGAACTTCACTTCAATCAGGGATGCGtacaaaaaaaaacacgtaactccccacatagCCTGTCCTTACTCCCCACTTAGGTGTGACACGTGATATTTCGTTTCAGTTTGCGAAACATCCCAATGCGTGAATGGGAGAAAACTTGGGATGGCCTTTGATGACtgaaatattaatgaaaatgagTTTATAACTGAACTTAAGTTGAATGCGGGatgaacatataaaaatatacaagtaactccccacatatgttGTCCATACTCCCCACTTGGTTGGCATATGCGAGATTTGGTTTGTGTTTGCGAAACATTCCATTTGCGTCAATGGTTAAAACATGGGAATGCCTTTCTTGACTAacattttaatgaaaatgactAACCACGTGAACTTCACTTCAATCAGGGATGCGtacaaaaaaaaacacgtaactccccacatagCCTGTCCTTACTCCCCACTTAGGTGTGACACGTCATATTTCGTTTCAGTTTGCGAAACATCCCATTGCGTGAATGGGAGAAAACTTTGGATGGCCTTTGATGACtgaaatattaatgaaaatgagTTTATAAATGAACTTCACTTGAATGCGGGatgaacatataaaaatatatacgtAACTCCCCACATTAGTTGTCCTTACTCCCCAGTTGAATCAGGGATGAACAGATAATTATATTCTGAAGTAGAAAATGAGTGTTGAATAGAAGATAATAGTGGACTGGAACTTTTAATACATAAAGTGTATTGCATATTCCCACATACGTTTGCGCTACTATGTAGAATGATGATTAACATAGTTGTGAATAAATCACCTGAAGTCTTGAAACGACCAACATACCAAGAGTACTAAGCAGCAAAACTACACACACAAAATATAACGCAGAACCAACGAAACAAAGAAAATCGTACTGGAAATAAAGGAAATTACATACTAAGCACCACAACCATGTAATTTGTCACATATTTTCATGGATCATTTGTGTGCGCAGCGTTAGTGCTTGAGGAGGTACCATCATTGGCAGAGGACCCTTGGCCATGATCAGTCTTCTTGGTGACCATTGGGGGTTTTACAAGTTTTCGCAATAACTCATCAATGTTGGGATCCATGCATGGGGGGAGTACAATGTCAGGCCTTTTAGTCGCATGGATAAGCTCATCCGTTGGTTGACATATATCTGCCTTGAAGATCTAGTACCACAGAGTAACAAAATGCATACCAAGTCAAGGTTTGCGGAAAAAATAACAGTATCTCGTTGGCAATGTTTAAGAGTGTGATTCACACCTTCACAATGTTGCGTGCTGTAATGTTGACATAGCAAAGTCGGGGACGGGGACTGAATGCTGCAACCTATTACAAGAAGTGTTAAACTTAGACAAATGATGTTATAGAATGCTGCAACCTATTACAAGAAGTGTTAAGGTTGGCAACATATGTTCGTACTGTGTGCAACAGCAAAACAGCCCCCACTGTCAGGTTTTGTCCGAATTCTGGATTGAGCAGCACCTTCCTATGGACACTTGCCCACACCGTCGCACTGGTATCCTATTGTTggtttaagtaaaaatattaattgaagtATGTCCTGAACCAAGAATACCAAATGTGTGTTTTGTACGGTTACCTTAATAGATATTTGCATATCTCCTAGCCCATTAGGCTTACATTGTTTGACAATGCATGCCACAAACGGAAGAACGGTTGTGCATTTGCAACTTCCTAACTGAGTTGCATTTTCAATTTTGCCTTCCTTCAGTAGCCCTGCAGAAAACAAGTTTTTCACCCAAATGTCATTCGTTAACTAATAGGTTGGACATATCTAAAATTATCAGTGACGGAATACCATGGAATTTTATGAACTGTTCTGCCCATAACCATGGATTGGATTTGAAATCTCGTTCGTAAGTTGCGGAGGCAATGTCACGAGCAAATTGCTGAGTGCTTGCAGCTTCTTCATCGTCCCGATTGATCATTGCTGCTTGCACATTTCCCGCAGGTCCTGGAATCAGTGTTCTTGATGAGTTGCCTCTTTTCACGAATGACTCCAAATCCTGTTCTTCAACATCAAGTCCTTGCCAGGGTTCCATTACCTAACAACGTACGACcacatcacaaaaaaaaattgaacccaGTAATACAAGGTCGACAAAAAAGCACTTGTACATGTACACgataagaaatttggaatggaaaCCTTATTTCGTCGATCCTTTAAAATTGCCACGAAGGAATAAATTGGTGGTTTGTGTTGGGTGGCAAAGTGTTGGGCCAACGGTCCAGTACTTATACTAAAAAGTCCGTAGGCGAAATGACTAAAATGCCCTAACTTTTCTTGCATTGTAAGTTTGTATTTAAAGCGGTCTGTTTCCTGTTCCATCCAGCAGAAGTAAATGTCTGTCCAACTCCCCCACCTACCAACTCTTAACTCACCTTTATGGCACCAGCGTCCCCATTTTGAAGATGCAGTTCATTGATGTCTCATAATGGTGACCCCAGCTACTGTAAGACTGATGAGCCATCAATGCGGACATCACCATAAAGCCATGTTGGTGGCAATCTTCATTGGAGGTAAGTCattgacctatttttttaaaaattaaatttttttccgTTCAGACCTGTTCCATATCCTCATTAATGAAGCACAATGTGTGCAGTATCACAATAAGTAGAAGATGGCATCCGTGTGTCATTTGGTTTTTAGGGTTCAGGTTtacaaaagattttttttaaggtaacaaaaaataaatacagcCCTAACATTGGTAAGTCAAGTTGGTGGAAATATTAATGTGTGTCATTTGTAGGCATTTAATTTACCTCAAGATTGAGGTGATGGAGCCATATCACTCAGCAGATAACATCCCGTTCGAGGAACATTTGGAAATCAATATACCAAATGAGCAGCCTGAACAAGTACACGTCAATAGTGGTATGCTTCACAATGACTCCGCAGATGATATTACACCCAAAGTACACATGTGTTTTGATAGCTTAGATGATGTAAaacagttttacaaaaattacgGTATTAGAAGCGGCTTTGGTATTCGCACGAGGACTTCAGCAAGGGGCGAAGACAATGAAATCAACTACATCAAGTTGGTGTGTTCACGAGAGGGAAATTATGTGTCCGCTATTCCCCCTGAATTGAAGACCGTCCCAACTAAAGCAAAACAGTGTAAAGCTTCAATCACTGCAGCAAAGAAAGACGGACAATGGTTCATTAGGAGCGTTGTAACTGATCACAGTCATGACATTAGTCCGAAGAAGTCAAGGCTAATACGGGGCAACCGTAAAGTTGACATGCATTCAAGGTAAACTGTTGAGACTAACAATGACGCTGGTGTCCGAATTAACAAAAGTTTCCGCTCTCTTGTCTCTGAAGCAGGTGGATATGAAAACGTTAACTTCATTGAACGTGATGTTCGCAACTACATTGGTCAACAAAGGCGATCATTGTGTAAGGATGGGGATGGGCAGGCCCTTTTAcgacatttttcaaaaatgcGGGAATTAAACAAcgacttcttctttgaaattgacATGGACGAAGACAACCGTATATGTAATGTTTTTTGGGCCGATGCGCGCAGTAGAGCGGCATCTGAGGATTTTGGTGATGTTGTGTCTTTTGACACCACATATCTGACCAACAAATATGACATGCCTTTCGCTCCTTTTGTAGGCGTTAATCACCATGGACACTCCATTTTATTAGGTTGTGGTCTAGTATCAGCTGAAGACACAAGGTCTTTCGTGTGGATTTTTGAATGCTGGCTTCGGTGCATGTATAACAAACCACCGAAAGGAATTGTTACCGACCAATGTAAGGCAATGCTTAATGCAATTGGAGAAGTTTTCCCTACTACCAAACATCGATGGTGTCTATGGCACATAATGAAAAAAGTCCCAGAAAAATTGCAAGGTTACACTAAATACAAATCTATCAAGGGTGAATTGAAAAGACTAGTGTATGATTCAGTCACGGTGGGAGAGTTTGAGTTGGGATGGCACGCATTTATTGGACAATATGATTTGTCCACAAACGACTGGCTCACTACATTGTTTGACGAGAGACATCGTTGGGTTCCTTGCTATCTTAAAAGTCAGTTTTGGGCTGGAATGTCAACCACCCAAAGGAGTGAAGGCCTCAACGCTTTTTTTGATGGGTTCATTAATTCGGGAACTACTTTGCAACAATTTGTTGTCCAATATGACAACGCACTACGGCAAAAGGcagaaaaagaatttgaagCTGACTTTGCTTCATCCAATACCACTGTTGCATGTGGATCACAATCTCTTATTGAGAGGCAATTTCAACTAGAGTACACACATGCCAAATTTGCGGAGGTCCAGAACGAATTTAGGGGAAAGATTAATTGTTTCGTCAAAAGGGTGTTCGAAGACGGATGTCTGCTGAAATATACTGTAAAGGAAGAGTGGTTGTGGGAGGGAAAAAAATACCACAGAATGCATGATGTTGTGCTTGACACGCTGACAACCAATATCCATTGTAGTTGTATGTTGTTTGAGTTTAGGGGTATCATGT is a window of Vigna unguiculata cultivar IT97K-499-35 chromosome 4, ASM411807v1, whole genome shotgun sequence DNA encoding:
- the LOC114180864 gene encoding uncharacterized protein LOC114180864, whose product is MGETEAGVVWKQCDRERRHSCANQWWATGEKSSTTKDYKMDDNRDGHVYLSEENKTKFVGAINNRLSVQQKNYIQGTPFWWFPMVTDSVKISRKLLSLLCYNWVERRGGFRIGGQVVEFNLLDVCLGLGLRVLGERIDLNETISDSDTLNLFGGQTVTVELIYHYLLKYDYDVGGVEVFCRIYILLGISEFLLPNKKGIVFPIIFKLVDDIGNIGKYNWGTLVYEYLVSSLCIASLGLKNESTAKHFDVVGCVYLLQLWSFDHLLVCNTKLTCRMNKFPRLLHWMNVKVGDKVIMRSFDNKMCVVDVSVSDEELRHDVVKEAFKQFGNAYRNEEKKEKEEVLRLLEYEEGEIASMEHSISELEEMVAKCEGEVGNEDSPNDGCADDVFDDDGDEDDEMFDDPPVKPHVDEEVVVNDDGGQHSNMYDRMKAQPRRRFKSVATRTPFSVYGNKKNAKRK